The nucleotide sequence TAAcggctatttttatatttttctcctATTTCCTTGCGAAACAAGTCTATTTTTGCCCTATAAAGGCCCCCCTCGCCTCATGCAATTCTCGCCCGCTCCCCGACCTCCGCCTTTTATTTCCTGCTGGAGCCATCCCGCCACTAGGTTTCcctccctcctccgccgcctgCCTCTAGGGTTCCGCTTCCTCCGCCGCCGGAGTTAGATATCCTTTCTGTTCTGTTCTctgttttgttttccttttctttcttcccttctcctgGAGAGAGATCGAAGAAGCAATCCTCCCTTTCTCCTAGATCGTCCGTTCTTTCGTCTCAGATCTGTGATCCCGGCCAGATCCACGGCGGTTGGTCTCCCAGATCCTACAAgtcctctcctctttcttccccATTTTTTGATCGCTGTTTTTGTTTTCTCCGTCTTCTGAAGGTCCGGGCGTGGGGATATCCGGCGACTCTAAAGCCGAGCTAGAGTTTTTCTCCTCTGTTCAACTCTCTCCTGCCTCGTTTGGGGGGGTAGCCggggctccggcctcggcggctATCAGAGCCCCCTTCTTCAAATCTGATAAAAATTTAGCgtttttttcttccatttttcctGCGATCGGGAAGAGATGCCGGCCCTGGCCTGCGTAGACGCTGCAGTCCCCCCTCCTGGCTACGGCCTCGCCTGGGATGGCTGTCTTCCTGCGCCGGGAACATTTCCCGGCGGCGCTTCGACCGCTGTGACGGCGGACCTCGAACACCTCTCCCCTTGGTCCCCCGACCTCTCCGCCGCCCTCTACAAGATCGACGGCTGGGGCGCCCCCTACTTCACCGTGAACGCCGCCGGCAACATCGCCGTCCGACCTTACGGGCCCGTCACCCTCCCCCACCAGGAGATCGACCTGATGAAGGTCGTCCGGAAGGCCTCCGACCCGAAATCCGCCGGCGGCCTTGGCCTCCAGCTCCCCCTTATTGTCCGCCTCCCCGACGTTCTCCGCCACCGCCTCGAGTCCCTCCACTCCGCCTTCGACTTCGCCATCCGGTCCTCCGGCTACGGAGCCCACTACCAGGGCGTCTACCCGGTCAAGTGCAACCAGGACCGGTTCATCGTGGAGGACGTCGTCGAGTTCGGCTCCCCCTTCCGTTTCGGCCTCGAGGCCGGATCcaagccggagctcctcctcgccATGAGCTGCCTAGCGCGGGGCAGCCCCGAGGCCTTCCTTATCTGCAACGGCTACAAGGACGAGGAGTACGTCGCCCTGGCCCTCCTCGCCCGGACCCTGGATCTGAACGCGGTGATCGTCCTCGAGCAGGAGGAAGAGCTCGACACTGTTGTGGAGACCAGCCGGAGGCTCGGAATCCGGCCGGTGATCGGCCTCCGGGCGAAGCTCCGGACCCGGCACTCCGGCCACTTCGGGTCGACCTCCGGCGAGAAGGGAAAGTTCGGCCTGACGACGGCCCATATCCTCTCGGTGGCCCGGAAGCTCCAGCGGCTCGAGATGCTCGACTGCCTCCAGATCCTCCACTTCCACCTCGGATCGCAGATCCCTTCCACCACCCTCCTGGCGGACGGCGTCAGCGAGGCCGCCCATATCTACTGCGAGCTGGCGCGGCTGGGGGCGGCGATGCGCGTGATCGACGTGGGGGGCGGCCTCGGCATCGACTACGACGGCTCCCACTCCAGCGGCTCGGACATGTCCGTCGGATACAGCCTCGACGAGTACGCCGACGCCGTGATCCAGGCGGTCCAATACGCGTGCGACCGGAAGGGCGTGCGCCACCCCATACTCTGCAGTGAGAGCGGTCGCGCCCTGGTGTCCCACCACTCAGTCCTCGTCTTCGAGGCCGTGTCGTCCACCACTGCGGCTGCGGTCGACCCGGCCGCCGCCCTCGGGGCCGGCCCGGCCTACTTCCTCGATGAGTTGCCCGACGACGCGCGCGGCGATTACAGGGATCTGATAGCGGCCGCCTTCCAGGCCGAGTGCGACAAGTCCCTGATTTACATGGACCAGCTGAAGAGGAAATGTGTCGAGCAGTTCAAGGACGGCGTGCTGGGGATCGAACACCTGGCGGCGGTGGACGGGCTCTGCGAGCTGGTGGCGAACGAGATCGGGGCGGCTAATCCGGTCAAGACGTACCATGTGAATCTCTCGTTCTTCACCTCGATGCCGGATTTCTGGGCGATCGGGCAGCTGTTCCCCATCGTACCGATCCACCGGCTCGACCAGCGGCCACGCGTGGAGGGGGTGCTGTCGGACCTGACCTGCGACAGCGACGGCAAGGCAGACCGCTTCATCGGGGGGCGACCAAGCCTCCCGCTGCACGAGTtcggcggcggccgcggcggCCGCGCGGTAGCGGTAAGGAGGGGGGTTACTACCTGGGGATGTTTATGGGCGGGGCTTACCAGGAGGCGCTCGGGGGGCTGCACAACCTGTTCGGGGGGCCGAGCGTTGTGCGGGTGACGCAGAGCGACGGGCCGCACTGCTTCGCGGTGACGCAGGCGGTGCCAGGGGCCGTCGTGCGCGGACGTCCTGCGATCGATGCAGCACGAGCCCGAGCTCATGTTCGAGGCGCTCAAGATGCGGGCCGAGGAGTCCGGCGCTCGGGAGGGGGGAGGAACGCCGGAGCCGTGGGCTACTGCCCTTGCCCGCGCCTTCCACTCCATGCCGTACCTCGTCGTCGGTGGTGACTCCGGCGGGGATGGGATGAGCAGCGACTCGGAGGTGTCCGCCGGAGGTACGGAGGTCGGCGACGATGGTAGCTACGAGGAGTGGGAGTTTATGAGGCGCCTGAGCATGTGAAGGGGTGTATTGGACGGAGTTGGAGATCCGTTTGTCGTGTGTCGTTGGAGTGCGTCGCAGTATTCTTTTTTTCATGGACCGGGAATCCAGAGTCATTTTCCTTGCTTTCAAAATGTTCGTTCCATTGCCTTCAAAAGAAAATCTCGTAAAAAAAGTATGAGAGCTGATCTCTGGGGGAATATGAATCCAAAattatcataaatttttttaaataaattatgaaGCCGTTAATATCTGCTTCAAATTTTAAAGTCCATTGTTTGATGGAAATAATTAGTTTCAGAGAATCAGTGTGGGTCAGCAAAAATAAACAACTTTGTCAAAGATATAGATGGAATAATTTCAGCGCCTATCTCGACCTAGTCAACAGTAAGAATCTGGTGGCCCCTTCCCTCTCTACGGGAAAAGGAATGACAGGAAGTACATCATTAATTGCGCTAAGATGATAATGGAGAAGAAAGCCAAAACGCATTTAATagaacttaatgaagaaaacatcgccagatagaaatttttggatttgaagaaaaaaaatatataggaaTAAATTGTGGTAAAGTTACTATGTCCAATATAGTGATTAGTGACCCATGCAGATCTATTAGTGCAGCACGGTACAAACCCATGCCGTGCTGTGCCGGAGTGTACCGAAACAAGGAGAGGGGGACAGTGAGAAGAAAAGTGAgggggagagaaggagagaaaagCCTAACACCCAACACTAGAGGGTTAGAGAGAAAAGAATGGGAGAAAGAGGGACGActagaggagggagagggagcgagagagagagggagatctTGGGAATCTCCGCCAGAAAAGCATAGGCTGCTTCCAAAGATGAAGCAGGCAGTAGTGGAAGCCAACTACAATCGCTAGGCTGTGGGAGATGGAATGGAGAAGGAAATGAGGGAAAGCCGACGTAGGAGAGGGAGAGCTTCTAATGCATGGGAGCAGGCATCCAagaaggggggagagggagagagagggagggagagagagagagagagagggaaataaATCGCGCGACATTAAGTGGGGCGGGCGGTGGAGGGGGCTCAGGATTTTATTAAGAGTTATAAATACTGTGACAACCGGCTAAAGAAGCAAGCAGGACCAAGTTTTCCGGTATTTCAGGTACTCCAGAGGGAAGTAGGACTTTGGCGGAAGTTCCAGCAAAAAATCCTGTCGGTGATCCCTACAGTTGATGGCCTAAAAGGCTGCTGAACGGGGGTGAGCGGGTGTGCGAGCTTTGAGATTCGTGCGCTGGGGGCGGTCATTGGGGAAATTGGTTCGAACAGCTGCGAGGTGTGTGccatggctgaacctggagCTGGGCCGTCGGAGACGCCGGTGCCGTGGAAGGATGGAGGGCCAAATTCCGCTGCCCCCAAGTTTGCGGCGAAGGGCCCTTCGTGGGCGGAGGTGGCGAGGGGTGCGTCGAGGCAACCAGAATGGACAAGCCACCGCATCTCCCCTCGTGAACTGGAAGTGATACAGAACAGATTCAttgaggtggtggtggtgtcgGAGGAGGAGCTGGAGGCTGCACGCTTGGAATGGAGGAGCACCAAGGTCTTGGTGAGGAGCCTGGGGAGGAGCATTCCTGTTGATTGGGGTGGCGAGAGAAGTACAACGGGCAGGGCGTCTAGAGTACAAGGTCGAGTGTTTCCCGTTGGCGGAGGGCTTCATCGCCGTTAGGTTCGCCAATGAGGCGGATAGGGAGGCAGCTCTGTGGAATGGTCCTTGGATTGTTGGTGGTCAGATGTTGGCCATGG is from Phoenix dactylifera cultivar Barhee BC4 chromosome 18, palm_55x_up_171113_PBpolish2nd_filt_p, whole genome shotgun sequence and encodes:
- the LOC103705463 gene encoding LOW QUALITY PROTEIN: arginine decarboxylase-like (The sequence of the model RefSeq protein was modified relative to this genomic sequence to represent the inferred CDS: deleted 3 bases in 2 codons), whose amino-acid sequence is MPALACVDAAVPPPGYGLAWDGCLPAPGTFPGGASTAVTADLEHLSPWSPDLSAALYKIDGWGAPYFTVNAAGNIAVRPYGPVTLPHQEIDLMKVVRKASDPKSAGGLGLQLPLIVRLPDVLRHRLESLHSAFDFAIRSSGYGAHYQGVYPVKCNQDRFIVEDVVEFGSPFRFGLEAGSKPELLLAMSCLARGSPEAFLICNGYKDEEYVALALLARTLDLNAVIVLEQEEELDTVVETSRRLGIRPVIGLRAKLRTRHSGHFGSTSGEKGKFGLTTAHILSVARKLQRLEMLDCLQILHFHLGSQIPSTTLLADGVSEAAHIYCELARLGAAMRVIDVGGGLGIDYDGSHSSGSDMSVGYSLDEYADAVIQAVQYACDRKGVRHPILCSESGRALVSHHSVLVFEAVSSTTAAAVDPAAALGAGPAYFLDELPDDARGDYRDLIAAAFQAECDKSLIYMDQLKRKCVEQFKDGVLGIEHLAAVDGLCELVANEIGAANPVKTYHVNLSFFTSMPDFWAIGQLFPIVPIHRLDQRPRVEGVLSDLTCDSDGKADRFIGGRPSLPLHEFGGGRGGRGSGKEGGYYLGMFMGGAYQEALGGLHNLFGGPSVVRVTQSDGPHCFAVTQAVQGPSCADVLRSMQHEPELMFEALKMRAEESGAREGGGTPEPWATALARAFHSMPYLVVGGDSGGDGMSSDSEVSAGGTEVGDDGSYEEWEFMRRLSM